A stretch of Dasania marina DSM 21967 DNA encodes these proteins:
- a CDS encoding peptidoglycan DD-metalloendopeptidase family protein — translation MAEKQASFGLKLLSLWTVFYVLLLSGCGTGSNYAPIEDRSKIPFSFNKHHIVSRGETLYSIAWRYDLDARGLAATNHIAAPYLIRPGDKVLLNDQAKVTSAVTGSAPSAVPRLPKASRKSAVASTTKQTVSYKEATSVTLPKGYPFRWQWPAKGRVIKSFRGSAPQHKGIDLHGVLREPVLAANSGTVVYAGSGLAGYGKLIIVKHGESYLSAYAHNSKLLVNEGQLIKVGQKIAEMGDSGTSTNHVKLHFEIRRDGKPVNPESLLPKRR, via the coding sequence GTGGCTGAAAAGCAAGCAAGTTTTGGCTTGAAATTACTAAGTCTATGGACTGTGTTTTACGTGTTACTGCTTTCTGGTTGCGGTACGGGAAGTAACTATGCGCCCATAGAAGATCGCTCAAAAATCCCCTTTTCTTTTAATAAGCATCACATAGTGAGCCGTGGTGAAACCTTATATTCTATTGCTTGGCGTTATGATTTAGATGCTAGAGGGTTAGCGGCAACTAACCATATTGCTGCGCCTTATCTTATTCGCCCCGGTGACAAAGTGTTACTGAATGATCAGGCCAAAGTAACATCTGCGGTGACAGGGTCAGCGCCCTCCGCTGTTCCTCGCCTACCAAAAGCATCGCGCAAAAGTGCTGTGGCCAGCACCACGAAGCAAACTGTTAGCTATAAAGAAGCTACTTCCGTAACTTTGCCTAAGGGCTACCCTTTTCGTTGGCAGTGGCCTGCTAAAGGCCGGGTGATCAAATCGTTTCGTGGCAGCGCACCGCAGCATAAGGGTATTGATCTTCATGGTGTTTTGCGAGAGCCTGTATTGGCAGCAAACAGCGGTACTGTTGTTTATGCGGGTAGTGGCTTAGCTGGTTATGGTAAGTTAATTATTGTTAAGCACGGTGAAAGTTATTTAAGTGCTTATGCCCACAACAGCAAGCTGCTGGTGAATGAAGGCCAGCTGATTAAAGTAGGCCAGAAGATTGCCGAAATGGGTGATAGTGGCACCAGCACCAATCACGTTAAATTGCACTTTGAAATTCGACGAGATGGTAAGCCGGTAAACCCAGAGAGTTTGTTGCCAAAGAGAAGGTAG
- a CDS encoding DUF368 domain-containing protein encodes MSLIGIYLRGLAMGAADVVPGVSGGTIAFITGIYQTLLASIKSVNPSNIKLIYQQGFKAFWQAVNGNFLLALLLGIVTSILSLARVISYLLEQHPLLIWSFFFGLIVASALHVGKQIKHWRWSYALILMVGVVLAVAITELKPSELSVSPWVVFAAGSIAICAMILPGVSGSFLLVLMGLYGPILTAVKELNLVIIACFAAGCGVGLLSFAHLLSWLLARFYYATMSLLTGFLLGSLNLVWPWKQTLSTYTNSKGKELALEQINRWPTDYALLTQQSAQTLSCIAMAVLGVILVLALELVSSKNTKAS; translated from the coding sequence ATGTCCTTAATAGGAATTTATTTACGAGGCCTAGCCATGGGCGCGGCCGATGTGGTGCCTGGGGTTTCTGGCGGTACTATTGCTTTTATTACCGGCATATACCAAACCTTGCTGGCGTCTATTAAATCAGTAAACCCTAGCAATATTAAGCTGATTTACCAGCAGGGCTTTAAGGCCTTTTGGCAGGCGGTTAACGGCAATTTTTTATTGGCTTTATTGCTGGGCATAGTCACCAGCATTTTGTCTTTGGCTAGAGTCATTAGTTATTTATTGGAGCAGCACCCGCTGCTGATTTGGTCGTTCTTTTTTGGTTTGATCGTTGCCTCGGCGTTGCATGTGGGCAAGCAAATTAAACACTGGCGCTGGTCTTACGCCTTAATACTGATGGTGGGGGTAGTGTTAGCGGTGGCTATAACCGAGCTGAAACCCTCAGAACTATCGGTTAGCCCTTGGGTGGTGTTTGCAGCGGGCAGCATCGCTATTTGTGCGATGATTTTACCGGGGGTCTCCGGCAGCTTCTTATTAGTACTTATGGGCTTGTATGGGCCTATCTTGACTGCGGTAAAAGAGTTAAACCTAGTGATTATCGCCTGCTTTGCCGCGGGCTGCGGGGTAGGTTTGTTGAGCTTCGCCCATTTACTGTCGTGGTTGTTGGCGCGTTTTTACTATGCCACCATGAGTCTGCTAACGGGATTTCTGTTAGGCTCGCTCAATCTGGTGTGGCCTTGGAAGCAAACCCTCAGCACCTATACCAATAGCAAAGGCAAAGAGTTGGCCTTAGAACAGATCAATCGCTGGCCCACAGACTACGCATTGCTAACGCAGCAATCTGCGCAAACCCTCAGTTGCATCGCTATGGCGGTATTGGGAGTGATTTTGGTGCTGGCATTGGAGCTGGTAAGCAGTAAAAATACGAAAGCAAGTTAA
- a CDS encoding protein-L-isoaspartate(D-aspartate) O-methyltransferase has product MSQFNLAGIGVTSQRTRDRLVQRLVDQGISNIHVLDIMSKTARHIFLDEAFAHMAYEDKSLPIGYGQTLSQPYIVARMTELLLAAGPLKRVLEVGTGSGYQTAILAQLVGNVFTVERIKPLQDKARERLRLLNMRNVQYKHADGVFGWPYKGPYDGIISTAAPADVPAELIDQLAEGGRLVIPVGNETSQDLVLIEKTEQGIKRKIIEPAFFVPFQSGTIK; this is encoded by the coding sequence GTGAGTCAGTTTAATCTCGCCGGGATAGGCGTTACCTCCCAGCGTACCCGTGATAGGCTAGTACAGCGTTTAGTTGACCAAGGCATTAGCAATATTCATGTGTTAGATATCATGAGTAAAACCGCTAGACATATTTTTTTGGATGAAGCCTTTGCGCATATGGCTTACGAAGATAAATCGCTGCCTATAGGCTACGGCCAAACCCTATCGCAGCCCTATATAGTGGCGCGGATGACTGAGTTGCTATTGGCGGCGGGTCCCTTAAAACGGGTGTTAGAAGTGGGCACCGGTTCGGGTTATCAAACCGCGATACTGGCACAGCTAGTGGGAAATGTTTTTACAGTGGAGCGCATTAAACCCCTGCAAGACAAAGCCCGTGAGCGCCTGCGGCTATTAAACATGCGCAACGTGCAATACAAACACGCCGACGGTGTTTTTGGCTGGCCTTACAAAGGCCCCTACGACGGGATTATTTCTACTGCTGCGCCAGCCGATGTACCCGCCGAGCTGATAGACCAGCTAGCCGAAGGCGGCCGTTTGGTGATACCCGTAGGCAATGAAACCTCGCAGGATTTAGTGCTCATAGAAAAAACCGAACAGGGTATAAAACGTAAAATTATAGAGCCCGCTTTCTTTGTGCCTTTCCAATCAGGCACTATTAAATAA